One part of the Vibrio palustris genome encodes these proteins:
- the prfA gene encoding peptide chain release factor 1, with product MKASILVKLETLVERYEEVQHLLGDPGVIGDQNKFRALSKEYSQLEEITKCFQAYQQAQQDLDAAQEMANEDDAEMREMAAEEAKEAQQLIEKLAADLEVLLLPKDPNDDRNCFLEIRAGAGGDEAGIFAGDLFRMYSRFAEKKGWKIEVMSASEAEHGGYKEMIAKVAGEGVYGVLKFESGGHRVQRVPETESQGRVHTSACTVAVMPEIPEAEVPELRTGDLRIDTFRSSGAGGQHVNTTDSAIRITHLPTGIVVECQDERSQHKNKAKAMAVLAARIAKAEEEKRAAEISDTRRDLLGSGDRSDRIRTYNYPQGRVSDHRINLTVYRLNEVMGGDLQTLIDPVIHEHQADQLAALAEQQ from the coding sequence ATGAAAGCGTCGATTTTAGTAAAGCTTGAAACCCTAGTAGAACGATACGAAGAAGTACAACACCTCTTGGGTGATCCCGGTGTTATTGGGGATCAAAATAAATTCCGTGCTCTATCAAAAGAGTATTCTCAGCTAGAAGAAATTACAAAATGCTTCCAAGCTTATCAACAAGCCCAACAAGACTTGGACGCAGCTCAAGAGATGGCCAACGAAGATGACGCGGAAATGCGTGAAATGGCTGCAGAAGAAGCGAAAGAAGCACAACAGTTAATTGAAAAATTGGCGGCGGACTTGGAAGTACTGTTACTTCCTAAAGACCCAAATGATGATCGTAACTGTTTCTTAGAAATCCGTGCGGGCGCGGGCGGTGATGAAGCGGGAATTTTTGCCGGTGATTTATTCCGTATGTATAGCCGTTTTGCCGAAAAGAAAGGGTGGAAAATCGAAGTGATGTCAGCGAGTGAAGCTGAGCACGGGGGCTATAAAGAAATGATTGCTAAAGTCGCGGGTGAAGGCGTATACGGCGTTTTAAAATTTGAATCCGGCGGGCACCGTGTACAACGCGTACCGGAAACCGAATCACAGGGCCGCGTGCATACTTCAGCATGTACCGTTGCAGTGATGCCGGAAATTCCAGAAGCCGAGGTGCCAGAGCTACGTACGGGTGATTTACGCATTGATACCTTCCGCTCATCTGGCGCTGGTGGTCAGCACGTCAACACGACTGATTCTGCCATTCGTATTACTCACTTGCCAACGGGTATCGTGGTTGAGTGTCAGGATGAGCGCTCTCAGCATAAAAACAAAGCCAAAGCGATGGCAGTATTAGCAGCGCGTATTGCGAAAGCAGAAGAAGAAAAACGTGCAGCTGAAATCTCGGATACACGTCGTGACTTGCTTGGGTCTGGTGATCGTAGTGACCGTATTCGTACTTATAACTATCCGCAAGGTCGTGTTTCAGATCATCGAATCAACTTAACGGTTTATCGTCTTAATGAAGTGATGGGTGGCGATTTACAGACTCTGATCGATCCGGTTATTCATGAGCACCAGGCTGATCAATTAGCCGCTTTGGCTGAGCAACAGTAA
- the prmC gene encoding peptide chain release factor N(5)-glutamine methyltransferase — protein MTQTIDAVLKQATQHLAASGSESPSLDAAVLLCHALDKPRSYLFTWPDKVLSVAEQTQFNTLLDRRLAGHPIAHITGEREFWSLSLQVSPTTLIPRPDTERLVEVALELPELPQGSILDLGTGTGAIALALASEWPQRTIMGVDIRSEAQQLASNNAQRLGFNNVTIKQGSWFAPIEAGTKFALIVSNPPYIKENDPHLEQGDVRFEPKSALVAQDQGLADIAYISDQARQYFVEGGWLVFEHGYDQGLAVRQQLVMLGYQEVRTEQDYGGQDRVTLGRFVTK, from the coding sequence ATGACTCAAACCATTGATGCTGTATTAAAGCAGGCAACACAACACCTTGCCGCCAGTGGCAGCGAATCGCCGTCTTTAGACGCGGCGGTTTTGCTGTGTCATGCACTTGATAAGCCTCGTTCTTATTTATTTACTTGGCCAGATAAAGTGCTCAGCGTTGCTGAACAAACACAATTTAATACATTGTTAGATAGGCGCCTTGCTGGGCATCCGATAGCCCACATCACAGGAGAGCGTGAATTCTGGTCGTTATCATTGCAAGTCTCGCCAACGACGTTAATTCCTCGTCCAGACACAGAACGTTTAGTAGAAGTGGCACTTGAACTGCCCGAGCTTCCACAAGGCAGTATTTTAGATTTGGGGACAGGAACAGGAGCGATTGCGCTCGCTTTAGCATCTGAATGGCCTCAACGAACGATTATGGGTGTGGATATACGTAGTGAAGCTCAGCAGTTGGCATCTAATAATGCGCAACGATTAGGGTTTAATAATGTCACTATCAAGCAAGGCAGTTGGTTTGCCCCTATTGAAGCTGGTACGAAGTTTGCTTTGATTGTCTCTAATCCGCCTTACATTAAAGAAAATGATCCTCACCTTGAGCAAGGTGATGTACGCTTTGAACCGAAAAGCGCTCTTGTCGCACAGGATCAAGGGCTTGCTGACATTGCTTATATTAGTGACCAAGCTCGGCAATACTTCGTAGAGGGTGGGTGGCTTGTATTTGAGCATGGTTATGACCAAGGATTGGCAGTGCGTCAGCAGTTAGTTATGCTGGGTTAT